The following coding sequences lie in one Asterias amurensis chromosome 18, ASM3211899v1 genomic window:
- the LOC139951048 gene encoding uncharacterized protein isoform X2 produces MAFHIDNSSNSSIIKTVFSAYLVVAGMIFFVCFQPASGQEFIEGPKGEPCVLNEEGGGHQGLTYVHYYNGTNLSCDLCQIGEVLVSNCTSTSHTECRLLTPDEGQIMPHPNFCTSGFPCKTCPGPSLTVKNPCHGSRDTECKCAVGYDSVNFEADGCLPLPQRPGGPTSPTLEGTTDSPNQTGPTSPTLEGTTDSLNQTGGRTTDNVTPKVIHDWDMPSVIIICILSVIVIGCVLVIVFMILLWKKNNGRFPWTKEHKPAPTEEQHELEGITIETTAMNVPSSVDDVA; encoded by the exons ATGGCATTCCATATAGACAACTCATCGAACTCCTCGAtaataaaaacagtattttcaGCATACTTG GTGgttgcaggcatgatattttttgtgtgctttcaaccAGCATCTGGCCAGGAGTTTATTGAAGGACCAAAG GGAGAACCTTGTGTGCTAAACGAAGAAGGAGGAGGGCACCAAGGTCTAACTTATGTTCATTACTATAATGGAACTAATTTGAGCTGTGACCTCTGTCAGATAGGAGAAGTCTTAGTATCTAACTGTACGTCAACGTCACACACAGA ATGTCGTCTGCTGACGCCTGATGAGGGTCAAATAATGCCACACCCAAACTTCTGTACATCTGGCTTCCCATGCAAGACCTGCCCTGGCCCCTCACTGACTGTG AAAAATCCGTGTCATGGAAGTAGAGACACGGAATGCAAATGTGCTGTAGGGTATGACTCGGTCAACTTTGAAGCAGATGGGTGTCTCCCGCTACCTCAACGACCTGGAG GGCCTACCAGTCCAACGCTAGAAGGGACCACAGATTCCCCTAATCAAACAG GGCCTACCAGTCCAACGCTAGAAGGGACCACAGATTCCCTTAATCAAACAG GTGGCCGTACAACAGACAATGTGACTCCAAAAGTTATCCATGACTGGGATATGCCTTCAGTAATTATTATCTGCATACTCTCTGTCATTGTCATTGGCTGTGTCTTGGTCATTGTCTTTATGATACTTCTTTGGAAGAAAAATAATGGTCGCTTTCCATGGACAAAAG AACACAAACCAGCACCAACTGAAGAACAACATGAACTAG AGGGAATCACGATTGAAACTACAGCCATGAATGTGCCCTCATCGGTTGATG ATGTTGCATAA
- the LOC139951048 gene encoding uncharacterized protein isoform X1, whose product MAFHIDNSSNSSIIKTVFSAYLVVAGMIFFVCFQPASGQEFIEGPKGEPCVLNEEGGGHQGLTYVHYYNGTNLSCDLCQIGEVLVSNCTSTSHTECRLLTPDEGQIMPHPNFCTSGFPCKTCPGPSLTVKNPCHGSRDTECKCAVGYDSVNFEADGCLPLPQRPGGPTSPTLEGTTDSPNQTGPTSPTLEGTTDSLNQTGPTSPTLEGTTDSLNQTGGRTTDNVTPKVIHDWDMPSVIIICILSVIVIGCVLVIVFMILLWKKNNGRFPWTKEHKPAPTEEQHELEGITIETTAMNVPSSVDDVA is encoded by the exons ATGGCATTCCATATAGACAACTCATCGAACTCCTCGAtaataaaaacagtattttcaGCATACTTG GTGgttgcaggcatgatattttttgtgtgctttcaaccAGCATCTGGCCAGGAGTTTATTGAAGGACCAAAG GGAGAACCTTGTGTGCTAAACGAAGAAGGAGGAGGGCACCAAGGTCTAACTTATGTTCATTACTATAATGGAACTAATTTGAGCTGTGACCTCTGTCAGATAGGAGAAGTCTTAGTATCTAACTGTACGTCAACGTCACACACAGA ATGTCGTCTGCTGACGCCTGATGAGGGTCAAATAATGCCACACCCAAACTTCTGTACATCTGGCTTCCCATGCAAGACCTGCCCTGGCCCCTCACTGACTGTG AAAAATCCGTGTCATGGAAGTAGAGACACGGAATGCAAATGTGCTGTAGGGTATGACTCGGTCAACTTTGAAGCAGATGGGTGTCTCCCGCTACCTCAACGACCTGGAG GGCCTACCAGTCCAACGCTAGAAGGGACCACAGATTCCCCTAATCAAACAG GGCCTACCAGTCCAACGCTAGAAGGGACCACAGATTCCCTTAATCAAACAG GGCCTACCAGTCCAACGCTAGAAGGGACCACAGATTCCCTTAATCAAACAG GTGGCCGTACAACAGACAATGTGACTCCAAAAGTTATCCATGACTGGGATATGCCTTCAGTAATTATTATCTGCATACTCTCTGTCATTGTCATTGGCTGTGTCTTGGTCATTGTCTTTATGATACTTCTTTGGAAGAAAAATAATGGTCGCTTTCCATGGACAAAAG AACACAAACCAGCACCAACTGAAGAACAACATGAACTAG AGGGAATCACGATTGAAACTACAGCCATGAATGTGCCCTCATCGGTTGATG ATGTTGCATAA
- the LOC139951048 gene encoding uncharacterized protein isoform X3, with protein MATINVLGEPCVLNEEGGGHQGLTYVHYYNGTNLSCDLCQIGEVLVSNCTSTSHTECRLLTPDEGQIMPHPNFCTSGFPCKTCPGPSLTVKNPCHGSRDTECKCAVGYDSVNFEADGCLPLPQRPGGPTSPTLEGTTDSPNQTGPTSPTLEGTTDSLNQTGPTSPTLEGTTDSLNQTGGRTTDNVTPKVIHDWDMPSVIIICILSVIVIGCVLVIVFMILLWKKNNGRFPWTKEHKPAPTEEQHELEGITIETTAMNVPSSVDDVA; from the exons ATGGCAACAATCAACGTTTTG GGAGAACCTTGTGTGCTAAACGAAGAAGGAGGAGGGCACCAAGGTCTAACTTATGTTCATTACTATAATGGAACTAATTTGAGCTGTGACCTCTGTCAGATAGGAGAAGTCTTAGTATCTAACTGTACGTCAACGTCACACACAGA ATGTCGTCTGCTGACGCCTGATGAGGGTCAAATAATGCCACACCCAAACTTCTGTACATCTGGCTTCCCATGCAAGACCTGCCCTGGCCCCTCACTGACTGTG AAAAATCCGTGTCATGGAAGTAGAGACACGGAATGCAAATGTGCTGTAGGGTATGACTCGGTCAACTTTGAAGCAGATGGGTGTCTCCCGCTACCTCAACGACCTGGAG GGCCTACCAGTCCAACGCTAGAAGGGACCACAGATTCCCCTAATCAAACAG GGCCTACCAGTCCAACGCTAGAAGGGACCACAGATTCCCTTAATCAAACAG GGCCTACCAGTCCAACGCTAGAAGGGACCACAGATTCCCTTAATCAAACAG GTGGCCGTACAACAGACAATGTGACTCCAAAAGTTATCCATGACTGGGATATGCCTTCAGTAATTATTATCTGCATACTCTCTGTCATTGTCATTGGCTGTGTCTTGGTCATTGTCTTTATGATACTTCTTTGGAAGAAAAATAATGGTCGCTTTCCATGGACAAAAG AACACAAACCAGCACCAACTGAAGAACAACATGAACTAG AGGGAATCACGATTGAAACTACAGCCATGAATGTGCCCTCATCGGTTGATG ATGTTGCATAA
- the LOC139950658 gene encoding uncharacterized protein, protein MAFLLSSVKKQGLFIVILSLLCSLSFSTVTVHELKSRFWPISDPNTFGIASKSFGTTASAKLEKSAGKTSGNFTTKDGRPVVVFDDILDYRLLVAWEQYIHLGGIWRLHNGDSETGDQRNHSGISWAATFDAGVFSNSETGRRILSLVKSLPKHHGKGSGDGEYKPYKVVCNILRRGDVIKVHQDADKAEGEFTAILYLNQLWRQNDYGDLLLYDDEDIFSTVSPKFNRVIIWDSSIEYLTRPPSMGFKQSQLFLMVHFTQNQAKVEEAERTRQQLLAHHEKAAQEVFPSMVGAVPVMDVGKYVTQKYTSANGKKIYVFDDLFSKEDLDKLRTFTVDHGNYFFDDSIDADSDNVQWIAAFNIDDFTQTKVWNITRQVAKYVSGTDEWFPYDVACNVIRSFDYTRIHEDCEVQEDEWTFLIYLNPNWTGDLYGETVFKESKLEDAENIASVLPRYGRVALFQGIIPHSARPPSTMFTEARLSFAVKLSVNPVVARLKMWKQEFAHEEYMHQSTLALLKYYHDPNLEGYYKKLLFEAVKEQNEVEYVQRQEFLKGFQEGSWAKADYDHDEEDEEEFEFEENRPFDIEFQEINRRRKYIFSLFKKFGDDAEALTTHYMQFVQDNQVMKKMYVKEMEQLI, encoded by the exons ATGGCATTTTTATTGAGTTCAGTCAAGAAACAAGGGCTTTTTATTGTGATTTTATCACTCTTATGCAGCCTTTCATTTTCGACTGTCACAGTTCACGAATTAAAGTCTCGTTTTTGGCCCATTTCTGACCCAAACACTTTTGGCATTGCTTCAAAAAGTTTCGGAACGACGGCCAGTGCTAAATTGGAAAAGAGCGCAGGTAAAACATCGGGCAATTTTACAACAAAAGACGGTCGTCCAGTCGTCGTATTTGACGATATTTTAGACTATAGGTTGCTTGTGGCTTGGGAGCAATATATCCACCTTGGCGGAATTTGGAG ATTACATAATGGAGATTCTGAGACTGGAGACCAGAGGAATCACAGCGGTATTTCCTGGGCAGCAACCTTCGATGCCGGGGTGTTCTCAAACTCGGAAACTGGCAGACGTATTTTAAGCCTTGTGAAAAGTTTACCTAAGCATCATGGGAAGGGTAGTGGTGACGGGGAGTACAAACCATACAAAGTTGTCTGTAACATCCTCAGAAG GGGTGATGTGATTAAAGTTCATCAAGACGCCGATAAGGCAGAGGGTGAGTTTACTGCCATTCTATACTTGAATCAACTGTGGCGCCAAAACGACTACGGAGATTTGTTACTCTACGATGATGAAGACATCTTTTCAACTGTGTCTCCAAAGTTCAACAGAGTTATCATATGGGACAGCTCAATAG AGTATCTGACCAGACCACCCAGCATGGGTTTCAAGCAGTCGCAGCTATTCCTGATGGTTCACTTCACTCAAAATCAAGCCAAAGTGGAGGAGGCGGAGCGGACTCGGCAGCAACTTTTAGCTCATCATGAAAAAGCAGCTCAAGAAGTCTTCCCTAGCATGGTTGGAGCGGTGCCTGTGATGGATGTAGGAAAATATGTGACACAG AAATACACATCGGCAAATGGGAAGAAGATCTATGTGTTCGATGATCTGTTTTCCAAGGAAGATCTGGATAAACTAAGAACATTCACTGTCGACCACG gaAATTATTTCTTCGATGACAGTATTGATGCAGACAGTGACAATGTTCAGTGGATTGCTGCTTTTAATATTGATGACTTCACCCAAACTAAAGTATGGAATATCACAAGACAAGTTGCCAAATATGTTTCAG GGACGGATGAATGGTTTCCGTATGATGTCGCATGTAACGTGATCCGATCGTTCGACTACACAAGAATCCACGAAGATTGTGAGGTACAAGAAGATGAGTGGACGTTCCTTATCTATCTCAACCCAAACTGGACGGGAGACTTGTACGGTGAAACAGTGTTCAAAGAAAGTAAACTTGAGGACGCTGAAAATATAGCGA GTGTCCTTCCCCGTTATGGTAGAGTTGCTCTGTTTCAGGGTATCATCCCGCACTCTGCAAGACCACCAAGTACTATGTTCACCGAGGCAAG ACTGAGTTTTGCCGTCAAGCTTTCTGTGAATCCAGTTGTAGCGAGACTCAAAATGTGGAAGCAGGAATTTGCACATGAGGAGTACATGCATCAGTCGACCCTAGCGCTTCTCAAGTATTACCAT GATCCGAATCTAGAAGGTTACTACAAGAAACTTCTCTTCGAAGCCGTTAAAGAACAGAATGAGGTGGAGTATGTACAGAGACAGGAATTCCTGAAAGGTTTTCAAGAAGGGAGTTGGGCTAAAGCGGATTATGATCATGATGAAGAGGACGAAGAAGAATTTGAGTTTGAAGAAAATCGCCCCTTTGacattg AGTTTCAAGAGATCAACCGCAGAAGGAAGTatattttttctctcttcaaGAAGTTTGGTGATGATGCAGAAGCCTTGACGACTCACTACATGCAATTTGTCCAAGACAATCAAGTTATGAAGAAGATGTACGTTAAGGAAATGGAACAACTCATTTGA